One Curtobacterium sp. MCLR17_007 DNA window includes the following coding sequences:
- a CDS encoding transglycosylase SLT domain-containing protein: MNASTPATAAIATPVPTPIAPKSVAANRVSPDLAHAVPATPSDPRIVKQRRASVRPARSATAKAPVTLNGFMRRRATIPALSFFAVSLMAGGSLFNPLQADVAQAAVTTPVLTKAPAAPQQFSAHGAYAAFDVSRDGYDITKPAPKVVAPAPVVADDTTTDTTKTTSTSTKTAVTPTNAIAPSAATPDPGSAQAIAQQLVAARGWGSDQYSCLVSLWNKESGWRVNAYNPSGAYGIPQALPGSKMATAGADWQTNPATQITWGLNYISGVYGTPCGAWGHSQSFNWY, from the coding sequence GTGAACGCATCGACCCCGGCGACAGCCGCGATCGCGACACCGGTCCCCACCCCGATCGCGCCGAAGTCGGTCGCGGCGAACCGGGTCAGCCCGGACCTCGCGCACGCCGTCCCCGCGACGCCGTCCGACCCGCGCATCGTGAAGCAGCGTCGTGCCTCGGTCCGTCCGGCGAGGTCCGCGACGGCGAAGGCCCCGGTCACGCTCAACGGCTTCATGCGACGCCGCGCGACCATCCCGGCGCTGTCCTTCTTCGCGGTGTCGCTCATGGCCGGTGGGTCGCTGTTCAACCCGCTGCAGGCCGACGTCGCCCAGGCCGCGGTGACGACCCCGGTCCTGACCAAGGCACCGGCCGCTCCGCAGCAGTTCTCCGCGCACGGTGCCTACGCCGCGTTCGACGTCTCGCGCGACGGCTACGACATCACGAAGCCCGCGCCCAAGGTGGTCGCTCCCGCCCCGGTCGTCGCCGACGACACCACGACGGACACCACGAAGACCACGTCGACGTCGACGAAGACCGCCGTCACCCCGACCAACGCGATCGCGCCGTCTGCGGCGACGCCCGACCCGGGCAGCGCCCAGGCCATCGCACAACAGCTCGTCGCCGCCCGCGGGTGGGGGAGCGACCAGTACAGCTGCCTCGTCTCCCTGTGGAACAAGGAGTCGGGCTGGCGCGTCAACGCCTACAACCCGAGCGGTGCGTACGGCATCCCGCAGGCCCTGCCCGGCAGCAAGATGGCCACGGCCGGCGCTGACTGGCAGACCAACCCGGCGACGCAGATCACCTGGGGTCTCAACTACATCTCCGGCGTCTACGGCACCCCGTGTGGGGCCTGGGGACACAGCCAGTCCTTCAACTGGTACTGA
- a CDS encoding DivIVA domain-containing protein, translating into MPTTFPTAPRSVLGYDIDEVERFLEDARRAYTANDSAPGIEAAKIRATAFSMKKGGYSTQHVDAALERLEDAFATREREREIAESGQKTWYAEARTKASDVVARLERPDGQRFHRVNVLATGYHPKDVDAFTQRLGGYFRDGKPLSLTEVRSIVFRPKHGGYREAQVDALLDAVVEVMLAVR; encoded by the coding sequence GTGCCCACGACGTTCCCGACAGCTCCCCGTTCGGTCCTCGGATACGACATCGACGAGGTCGAGCGCTTCCTCGAGGACGCCCGTCGCGCCTACACGGCGAACGACAGCGCTCCGGGGATCGAAGCCGCCAAGATCCGCGCCACCGCGTTCTCGATGAAGAAGGGCGGGTACTCGACGCAGCACGTCGACGCTGCGCTCGAGCGCCTCGAGGACGCCTTCGCCACGCGCGAGCGCGAACGCGAGATCGCCGAGTCGGGTCAGAAGACCTGGTACGCCGAGGCCCGCACGAAGGCCTCGGACGTCGTCGCGCGGCTCGAGCGGCCGGACGGCCAGCGGTTCCACCGGGTGAACGTGCTCGCGACGGGGTACCACCCCAAGGACGTCGACGCGTTCACACAGCGACTGGGCGGCTACTTCCGCGACGGCAAGCCGCTCAGCCTGACCGAGGTCCGGTCGATCGTGTTCCGGCCCAAGCACGGCGGGTACCGCGAGGCCCAGGTCGACGCGCTCCTCGACGCGGTCGTCGAGGTCATGCTCGCCGTCCGCTGA